A single window of Thalassoroseus pseudoceratinae DNA harbors:
- a CDS encoding HMG-box domain-containing protein, with protein MRSAFTKLFLGSVLFSAVALVGCSQSPTDESTDSADASLKTFNAVCPIMGSEVSADAPTVEWNGKTIGFCCAGCDEKWEALSDDEKAEKLAAAEKEADETDDAGEEGQS; from the coding sequence ATGCGATCCGCATTTACGAAGTTGTTTCTTGGTTCCGTACTTTTCTCGGCAGTAGCCCTTGTCGGTTGCAGCCAATCGCCAACGGACGAATCCACTGACTCCGCAGACGCTTCTCTGAAAACGTTCAACGCCGTCTGCCCCATCATGGGCAGCGAGGTTTCCGCAGACGCACCCACCGTCGAATGGAACGGCAAGACCATCGGCTTCTGCTGTGCTGGCTGTGACGAAAAGTGGGAAGCCCTTTCGGATGACGAGAAGGCCGAAAAGCTCGCCGCCGCCGAGAAAGAAGCAGACGAAACTGACGATGCCGGTGAAGAAGGCCAGTCGTAA
- a CDS encoding TolC family protein, producing MSERSGFLVVLILTAVATGGCATQSSRAVGRQNVESLNDLDEPSQSEAAGDHESDGHSFIVLTQFQADDDVNTELTEAPEDVVPPPNAVLHWELGESGEVAPGEVYDLSTLLELASANNPTLRQANLQISGTLAMAQQAGLYPNPTLAYLAENIGVDGTAGEFQGAEIQQRFVTADKLELSRNKYLQRAKVAEHLAVMQQFKVCNDVRLHYLATLEAQALLELQRELLKTAEDRLVTVKEMFNLGQANEVDVRKTTANLRRQQLDVLAAENRVRQRFLELTAVVGVELAFRPMGGPLERCGALIDFDQAYCRIRSESPELLAAVAKLRADHITLHRERVEWVPDIVVGAGPGYNFDAGDSVANAMVQVELPLFDRNQGTIRQAEADLGRQQSEIRRVEMTLRRRLSAEYNQYISALQRVENYESVVLPELRQAYEQALESYKADRQDWPDVLDTHVEYTMRRMEYTQSLRQLCAAEVMISGFLLRDGLDPAPNPTPPGHIDATPKPR from the coding sequence ATGTCAGAACGTTCCGGGTTTTTGGTTGTCCTCATTTTGACCGCCGTTGCGACAGGAGGATGTGCCACCCAGTCATCAAGGGCTGTTGGGCGTCAAAATGTCGAATCGCTGAATGATCTTGATGAACCATCTCAGTCGGAAGCAGCTGGAGATCACGAGTCGGACGGTCACTCGTTCATCGTGTTGACGCAATTCCAAGCCGACGACGATGTGAATACGGAACTCACTGAAGCCCCGGAAGACGTGGTTCCCCCTCCCAATGCCGTCCTGCACTGGGAACTTGGGGAGTCCGGTGAGGTTGCACCCGGAGAGGTCTATGACCTTTCGACTTTGCTCGAATTGGCGTCCGCCAACAACCCGACGCTGCGTCAGGCGAACCTGCAAATTTCCGGGACGCTCGCCATGGCTCAGCAGGCTGGGTTGTATCCCAATCCGACATTGGCCTACCTCGCCGAAAACATCGGAGTCGACGGAACAGCCGGTGAGTTTCAGGGAGCGGAAATCCAGCAACGATTCGTGACTGCGGACAAGTTGGAGTTGAGTCGCAACAAATATCTGCAACGTGCCAAAGTCGCCGAGCATCTGGCGGTGATGCAACAATTCAAGGTTTGTAATGATGTGCGGCTGCACTATCTGGCGACACTAGAAGCTCAAGCCTTGCTTGAATTGCAGCGGGAACTTCTAAAAACTGCCGAAGACCGACTGGTCACGGTCAAGGAAATGTTCAATCTGGGACAGGCCAACGAGGTCGATGTTCGTAAAACGACAGCCAACTTGCGGCGTCAACAGCTGGATGTTCTGGCTGCGGAAAATCGTGTTCGCCAGCGGTTCCTTGAACTCACCGCTGTTGTTGGCGTTGAGCTGGCGTTTCGTCCGATGGGCGGGCCTCTCGAACGGTGCGGTGCCTTGATCGATTTTGATCAGGCCTATTGCCGGATTCGCAGCGAGAGTCCGGAACTTCTGGCGGCGGTCGCGAAATTGCGAGCGGACCACATCACGCTGCATCGCGAGCGAGTGGAGTGGGTGCCGGACATCGTGGTCGGTGCGGGACCGGGATACAATTTCGACGCCGGTGATTCCGTCGCCAATGCGATGGTTCAGGTCGAGCTTCCACTGTTCGACCGCAACCAGGGGACCATCCGGCAAGCCGAAGCGGACCTTGGACGGCAGCAGTCGGAAATCCGCCGCGTCGAAATGACGCTGCGACGCCGATTGTCAGCGGAGTATAACCAATACATCTCTGCTCTCCAGCGTGTGGAAAACTATGAGTCTGTCGTTCTACCGGAACTGCGACAGGCATACGAGCAAGCCCTGGAAAGCTACAAGGCTGACCGGCAGGATTGGCCCGACGTATTGGATACCCATGTTGAATACACGATGCGACGGATGGAATACACGCAGAGTCTTCGTCAGCTTTGTGCGGCGGAAGTGATGATTTCCGGTTTCTTGCTTCGCGATGGCTTGGACCCCGCTCCGAACCCGACGCCTCCGGGTCACATCGATGCGACCCCGAAACCGAGATGA
- a CDS encoding efflux RND transporter permease subunit has protein sequence MLRALIAFCIRQPLIMAVLMVVGVGFGWYATQHVPIDAIPNIGENQVIVFTAWPGRSPKDVEDQITYPLSVALLAVPDAESVRGKSLFGYSFVQVTFKDSTDFYWARSRVAEQLGTAGASLPDGVVPTLGPDATGLGQVLYYTLEPPKGMNLAELRSIQDFVVKYELQAVPGVSEVASVGGYVRQYQIEIDPDRLRFHNVPLDQLVEAVRKSNIDVGAKTVESGGMEFIIRGRGFIGADQDIAKAVEDIEKTVVRTRDGIPLRIRDLGHVQLGPEFRRGAIDLNGTEAVGGVVVMRFGENPRAVIDRVKAKIRQVEPSLNGVKIRIVYDRTGLIDETIGTLTEALSQEVMITAIVILLFLLHLRASLVVAVTLPIAVLLAFVAMFNFGVDANIMSLAGIAIAIGTMVDMGIIVSETIYDRLAEWENEGRPGGKQERVEIIDEAAGEVAPAVLTAVLTTVVSFLPVFMLTGRDYKLFAPLAWTKTFSLIAALIVAITLVPLLSRMFLSSSQMKLLPRLIGSLGFAFGCGVITRFVGPSLTATLGVRLGVVVAGAVLLGGLAGFWLLGERLRPIDKNPVSRFILWLYAPTLRFFLRRKGLFLCLPTILLVLGVGAWFGLPTVLKPMETAASRLGTNLNEVPGYVDAKHTFTGLESDDWIALDEGSWFYMPTLYPAASFSQAMEVLQTQDALISEIPEIENVLGKIGRVESALDPAPAAMIETYVMLKPQEQWRDGVTTQDIWDQVNAVASLPGVTPASPLQPIEGRVVMLQSGIKASMAIRIYGDSLDGLAQASLDVAEHLKELPQVSSGTVNPDIVLGKPYVEFEVNRDMAARYGMSTAMVNQIIETALGGSNITKTVEGRERYPIRVRYERNLRERLDELDRLPVVTHSGEVIPLSILATMKTTWGPGVINSEDARLVAHISFSPSGMVGDLETVRAVEESLREAQGVGSLELPTGYALKAVGSFQNQIEANQRLMWVIPLVIFVNLLIIYLQFRHFPISLTVFAGIPVAFAGGMIFLAINAIEINTAVWVGFIALFGIAVDDGVVMATYLDQVFTRKRLATIEDIRNATVEAGMKRIRPCLMTTFTTIIALMPVIYSTGRGSDVAKAMAWPVIGGMAVELLTLFVVPVLFAGFKEFKMNLGMEDRHWAGIDDSNTIAMNEHQ, from the coding sequence ATGCTTCGTGCGTTGATCGCTTTCTGCATTCGTCAGCCGCTCATCATGGCGGTGCTGATGGTGGTCGGGGTCGGGTTTGGTTGGTATGCGACTCAGCATGTGCCCATCGATGCGATTCCCAACATTGGAGAGAATCAAGTCATCGTCTTCACGGCGTGGCCGGGACGATCTCCGAAAGATGTCGAAGACCAGATCACGTACCCGCTCTCGGTGGCATTGCTGGCGGTGCCGGATGCCGAATCGGTGCGGGGCAAAAGCTTGTTCGGTTACAGCTTCGTTCAGGTGACGTTTAAGGACAGCACCGATTTTTATTGGGCCAGATCACGAGTGGCCGAACAACTTGGAACGGCGGGAGCGAGCCTGCCCGATGGCGTTGTTCCGACACTGGGACCGGATGCAACTGGGCTGGGCCAAGTCCTTTACTACACGCTCGAACCGCCGAAGGGCATGAACCTCGCCGAGCTTCGTAGCATTCAAGATTTTGTCGTCAAATACGAGTTGCAGGCCGTCCCTGGTGTGAGTGAAGTCGCGAGTGTGGGTGGCTATGTGCGTCAGTACCAAATTGAGATCGATCCCGATCGACTCCGCTTTCATAATGTGCCGCTTGACCAACTTGTTGAAGCTGTCCGAAAGTCCAACATCGATGTGGGGGCGAAGACCGTTGAGTCGGGCGGAATGGAATTCATCATCCGTGGTCGGGGTTTCATCGGTGCCGACCAGGACATAGCCAAAGCCGTCGAGGACATCGAGAAGACGGTCGTGCGGACCCGCGATGGCATCCCACTTCGCATTCGTGATCTAGGGCATGTGCAACTTGGCCCAGAGTTTCGCCGCGGAGCGATTGACCTCAACGGCACCGAAGCCGTCGGTGGTGTAGTCGTGATGCGATTCGGTGAGAACCCCCGGGCTGTCATCGATCGGGTGAAAGCGAAGATCAGGCAGGTCGAACCAAGTCTCAATGGCGTCAAGATTCGCATTGTCTACGACCGCACCGGCCTCATTGACGAAACCATCGGGACGCTCACCGAAGCTCTGTCGCAAGAGGTCATGATTACGGCGATTGTCATTCTGCTGTTCCTACTACACTTGCGTGCCAGTCTAGTCGTCGCCGTAACGCTGCCGATTGCCGTCCTGCTGGCGTTTGTGGCAATGTTTAACTTTGGCGTTGATGCAAACATCATGTCTCTGGCTGGTATCGCGATTGCTATTGGCACGATGGTCGATATGGGAATCATCGTGTCCGAAACTATCTATGACCGTCTCGCCGAGTGGGAGAACGAAGGCCGACCGGGTGGCAAACAAGAGCGGGTCGAAATCATTGATGAGGCAGCCGGTGAAGTGGCCCCGGCTGTACTGACGGCTGTTCTGACGACTGTGGTCAGCTTCCTACCGGTCTTCATGCTGACCGGGCGTGACTACAAACTCTTTGCACCGCTCGCATGGACGAAGACATTCTCTCTCATCGCTGCATTGATTGTGGCGATCACTTTGGTGCCGTTACTCAGCCGGATGTTCCTTTCCTCCAGTCAAATGAAGTTGCTGCCGAGATTGATTGGTTCTCTCGGATTTGCCTTCGGTTGCGGAGTCATCACACGGTTTGTCGGTCCCTCGTTAACGGCAACATTGGGAGTTCGTCTCGGTGTAGTAGTCGCCGGTGCGGTACTGCTGGGAGGCTTGGCCGGGTTCTGGTTGCTTGGTGAACGGCTCCGTCCCATCGACAAAAACCCGGTCAGTCGATTCATACTCTGGCTCTACGCGCCGACGCTACGATTCTTTCTACGCCGCAAGGGTTTGTTTCTTTGCTTGCCGACGATACTGCTCGTTCTCGGTGTCGGCGCTTGGTTCGGACTTCCGACTGTGCTGAAACCAATGGAAACGGCAGCCAGTCGTCTTGGTACCAACCTCAACGAAGTTCCCGGCTACGTTGACGCCAAACACACTTTCACGGGTTTGGAGTCGGACGACTGGATTGCACTCGACGAAGGCAGCTGGTTCTACATGCCGACGCTGTATCCGGCTGCGAGTTTCTCACAGGCGATGGAAGTGCTGCAAACCCAGGACGCACTCATCAGCGAGATACCGGAGATTGAAAACGTGCTGGGCAAAATCGGGCGTGTCGAGTCGGCCCTGGACCCCGCTCCCGCGGCCATGATTGAAACTTACGTCATGTTAAAACCACAAGAGCAGTGGCGTGACGGTGTGACCACTCAAGATATCTGGGACCAAGTCAACGCCGTCGCTAGTCTGCCGGGGGTGACACCGGCATCGCCACTGCAGCCCATTGAGGGGCGTGTCGTGATGCTGCAAAGCGGCATCAAGGCATCAATGGCAATTCGCATTTATGGTGACAGTCTCGATGGATTGGCACAGGCATCGTTGGATGTGGCCGAGCATCTCAAAGAGTTGCCACAGGTCAGTTCGGGCACCGTCAATCCGGACATTGTGCTGGGGAAGCCTTACGTCGAGTTCGAAGTCAATCGAGACATGGCCGCGCGTTACGGCATGTCCACGGCGATGGTCAATCAAATCATCGAAACGGCTTTGGGTGGTTCCAATATTACGAAAACGGTCGAAGGGCGAGAACGGTATCCCATCCGGGTTCGCTATGAACGCAATCTGCGGGAACGGCTTGACGAATTGGACCGCCTGCCGGTTGTCACTCACTCTGGTGAAGTCATTCCGCTGTCCATTCTCGCCACGATGAAGACAACGTGGGGACCGGGCGTTATCAACAGTGAAGATGCTCGCTTGGTCGCACACATATCGTTCTCCCCATCCGGGATGGTCGGCGACCTCGAAACGGTGCGGGCGGTGGAAGAGTCTTTGCGGGAAGCTCAGGGAGTTGGCTCACTCGAATTGCCAACCGGCTACGCACTCAAAGCCGTCGGTTCTTTCCAGAACCAGATCGAAGCCAACCAACGCCTAATGTGGGTCATTCCGCTGGTGATCTTCGTTAACCTGCTCATTATCTATTTGCAGTTCCGACACTTCCCGATCTCACTCACCGTGTTCGCTGGGATTCCAGTCGCCTTTGCTGGGGGGATGATTTTTCTCGCGATCAACGCCATCGAAATCAACACGGCGGTCTGGGTCGGCTTCATCGCGCTATTCGGGATTGCGGTCGATGACGGCGTCGTCATGGCGACTTACCTCGATCAAGTCTTCACCCGCAAACGATTGGCCACCATCGAAGATATCCGCAACGCGACCGTCGAAGCGGGCATGAAAAGAATCCGCCCCTGCCTGATGACGACCTTCACCACGATTATCGCTTTAATGCCGGTCATTTACTCGACCGGGCGTGGTTCCGATGTCGCCAAGGCGATGGCGTGGCCGGTCATTGGTGGAATGGCCGTCGAACTGTTGACCCTGTTCGTCGTGCCGGTCCTGTTTGCAGGGTTCAAAGAGTTCAAGATGAATCTCGGCATGGAAGACCGACATTGGGCCGGGATCGACGACTCGAACACAATCGCAATGAACGAACATCAATAG
- a CDS encoding efflux RND transporter periplasmic adaptor subunit, producing MSIQSNAAAGRDVSRHGPTLALCLWPAALFQTRTFAQKELAVPNTPTHENLSIPTGTARQPKPRSIWWWVSRFGNLALFFGAGILLIVLLGVAQRMGWIQGGSINSASSSEEDSQAIHTCPMHPQIRQPGPGRCPVCGMALVPAASTGANLDELAVNIEPAQRRLANIQTAEVTQQPVTTTIRTIGAIEIDESRQATIASYIDGRVERLFADYTGVEVEKGDHLAVVYSPQLYSAQVEYVEAQRTLSKSSATSLASVREAQSKLVANSRQRLVELGMTEEQLTELEQSGESKSRMTIYAPIGGTVIEKLAEEGKYISASEPIYRIANLSTVWLVLELYPEDASRIRFGQIVEAELTSLPGQTLAGRVAFVDPRVDKSNRTVGVRVEFKNETGELRPGDYAQASIEIPIGPQGEVYDAELAGKWISPMHPQVIMDEPGDCPICGMKLVPTTRYGYTDQPVERHASVTVPRSALLMAGEHSVVYVETEPGRFELRNLTLGPILKNEAIVLDGLKPGEKVATSGNFLIDSQMQLAGKPSLIDPTRAVPKFRNTPLEFESIKIARIAGPPGEKLEQLYESYFQIQQALAKDKLPTEQDVNTISKLAKELSSEDSLSENVYSHLEQIEKNSAHLHHQSTKEARQKFKFISHAVVKLATEVRGKSAERSFNHFFCPMVKQGEGDWLQVANKLSNPYYGSQMLRCGELVRTIPPETNIDPSSTKDEHNHEGSHSQHEGEK from the coding sequence TTGAGCATTCAGTCGAATGCGGCGGCTGGTCGGGACGTTTCCCGGCACGGTCCAACGCTGGCGTTGTGTCTTTGGCCAGCCGCCCTCTTTCAAACTCGCACGTTCGCTCAAAAGGAGCTCGCCGTGCCCAACACCCCAACACACGAAAACTTATCAATCCCAACGGGCACAGCGCGACAACCAAAGCCGCGTTCCATTTGGTGGTGGGTGTCCCGCTTTGGCAACTTGGCGTTGTTTTTTGGTGCGGGGATTCTGCTGATTGTCCTGTTGGGTGTGGCTCAACGTATGGGATGGATACAAGGTGGAAGTATCAATTCCGCGTCATCATCCGAAGAGGATTCGCAGGCAATCCACACTTGCCCGATGCACCCGCAAATCCGGCAACCCGGGCCGGGGCGTTGTCCCGTCTGTGGCATGGCTCTTGTACCAGCAGCATCAACGGGGGCCAATCTGGACGAGTTGGCCGTCAACATTGAACCGGCTCAACGACGTTTGGCCAACATTCAGACGGCAGAAGTCACTCAACAACCCGTCACAACGACGATTCGCACCATCGGGGCGATTGAAATTGACGAAAGCCGTCAGGCGACCATTGCATCCTACATCGACGGGCGAGTCGAACGGCTCTTTGCCGACTATACCGGCGTTGAAGTCGAAAAAGGAGATCATCTCGCCGTTGTCTACAGTCCGCAGCTGTATTCGGCACAGGTGGAGTATGTCGAAGCCCAACGCACGCTCAGCAAAAGTAGCGCTACATCGCTCGCGTCCGTCCGTGAAGCCCAATCCAAGCTCGTTGCGAATTCCCGGCAACGGCTTGTCGAGCTGGGCATGACGGAAGAGCAGTTGACCGAACTTGAACAATCGGGGGAATCCAAGTCCCGGATGACCATCTACGCACCGATCGGTGGGACGGTGATCGAAAAGCTGGCGGAAGAAGGGAAATACATTTCCGCTAGCGAGCCCATCTATCGCATTGCGAATTTGTCGACGGTCTGGTTGGTGCTGGAACTCTACCCGGAAGATGCCTCCCGTATTCGCTTCGGACAGATTGTCGAAGCTGAACTCACATCGCTACCGGGGCAGACACTCGCAGGACGAGTCGCGTTTGTCGACCCGCGAGTGGACAAGTCCAACCGCACTGTTGGCGTCCGAGTCGAATTCAAGAATGAAACCGGCGAGTTGCGACCCGGCGACTATGCACAGGCTAGCATTGAGATTCCAATTGGTCCTCAAGGAGAAGTTTACGATGCCGAGTTGGCGGGTAAATGGATCAGCCCCATGCACCCGCAAGTCATCATGGACGAACCCGGCGACTGTCCGATCTGCGGCATGAAACTCGTTCCCACGACTCGTTACGGCTATACGGATCAACCCGTGGAACGCCACGCATCGGTCACAGTTCCACGCTCGGCGCTGCTTATGGCCGGTGAGCATAGCGTCGTGTATGTCGAAACGGAGCCGGGCCGATTCGAACTTCGTAATCTCACTCTCGGACCGATTCTCAAGAATGAGGCAATCGTCCTCGATGGCCTCAAACCAGGTGAAAAAGTCGCCACATCCGGCAACTTCCTGATCGATTCACAAATGCAATTGGCGGGCAAGCCGAGTCTGATCGATCCGACTCGTGCCGTTCCCAAGTTCCGCAACACGCCCCTGGAATTTGAGTCCATCAAGATCGCAAGAATCGCAGGACCACCTGGGGAGAAGCTTGAACAACTCTACGAGTCCTACTTCCAGATTCAACAGGCCCTAGCCAAGGACAAACTGCCGACCGAACAGGATGTCAACACGATCTCGAAATTGGCTAAAGAACTTTCTAGCGAAGACTCACTCAGTGAGAACGTTTATAGTCACCTAGAACAGATCGAGAAAAACTCTGCGCACCTACATCATCAATCGACTAAAGAGGCACGCCAGAAGTTTAAGTTCATCAGCCATGCCGTGGTTAAACTAGCGACTGAAGTTCGTGGGAAATCCGCCGAGCGCTCATTCAATCACTTCTTCTGCCCGATGGTGAAACAGGGCGAGGGAGACTGGCTACAAGTTGCCAACAAACTAAGCAATCCCTATTACGGCAGTCAAATGCTTCGCTGTGGTGAGCTCGTTCGAACGATTCCGCCTGAGACCAACATCGATCCGTCCTCAACGAAAGACGAACACAATCACGAAGGCTCTCATTCTCAGCACGAAGGAGAGAAGTAG
- a CDS encoding copper oxidase, protein MSEHHSQPRREFLQNGLIAAAAITGSDALLRPSVVSAAQPSRRSEPANVPPHVEVEYDGFSRFQPSRGNDPDSDFYLGKLVPGFRKPEDGPASFVAPDLEKLAYTERNGVKEFQLIAQPVTREFLPGYPMKVWGFNGSMPGPTIEVTQGDRVRIVVHNELPEDTTVHWHGFELPIQQDGASTLTQNPIKPGKSYVYEFDIHEEGTFFYHTHVAMQEAFGMVGWFIVHPKKVFSPPVDRDFGLIFQNFHIKPNQTISDSWAMDWNWHTINGRSGPFTTPLVVKHGERVRIRIMNFAPMQHHPIHLHGHTFWVTGHEGARIPKSAWIPRNTELIAVAQASSFEFIANNPGDWMLHCHMTHHMMNHMVKHVGPRLRQGEQVDRYLANIDSRPSVDFTREDQGFDVPGYPQGMKGMSMSEDFMKAIWSRKEVRGMRATAMMSVKGLMTTLRVLPDDLYDRVMTSGESVPKGAVFEEIVKRFGNPATYQKAPMPMMHKGQ, encoded by the coding sequence ATGAGTGAACACCATTCCCAACCTCGTCGCGAGTTTTTGCAAAACGGTCTTATTGCTGCGGCTGCCATCACTGGATCGGACGCCTTACTTCGACCGTCCGTTGTCTCAGCTGCACAACCATCGCGAAGATCGGAACCAGCAAACGTGCCGCCGCATGTCGAAGTGGAGTACGACGGGTTTTCTCGATTTCAGCCAAGTCGAGGCAATGACCCCGATAGTGATTTCTATCTGGGCAAGCTAGTCCCGGGTTTTCGCAAGCCCGAGGACGGTCCAGCGTCGTTCGTCGCGCCGGACCTGGAGAAGTTGGCCTACACCGAACGCAACGGCGTCAAAGAATTTCAGTTAATCGCGCAGCCGGTGACACGCGAGTTTCTGCCCGGGTACCCGATGAAAGTCTGGGGCTTCAACGGCTCAATGCCCGGCCCAACCATCGAGGTCACGCAGGGTGATCGGGTCCGCATTGTCGTCCACAATGAATTGCCCGAAGACACGACGGTCCACTGGCATGGTTTCGAGTTGCCGATTCAACAAGACGGGGCCAGCACACTCACGCAGAACCCGATCAAGCCGGGAAAAAGTTACGTCTACGAATTCGACATCCATGAGGAAGGCACGTTCTTCTACCACACGCACGTCGCTATGCAGGAAGCGTTCGGCATGGTCGGGTGGTTCATCGTGCATCCGAAGAAAGTGTTCAGCCCGCCGGTCGATCGCGACTTCGGTTTGATCTTTCAGAACTTCCACATCAAGCCGAACCAGACCATCAGCGACTCGTGGGCGATGGATTGGAATTGGCACACGATCAACGGTCGTAGCGGGCCATTCACGACACCACTGGTCGTCAAACATGGAGAACGGGTGCGAATTCGCATCATGAATTTCGCACCGATGCAGCATCACCCGATTCACCTGCACGGTCACACTTTCTGGGTGACGGGGCACGAAGGGGCGAGGATTCCCAAGTCCGCTTGGATTCCCCGCAATACGGAACTGATTGCGGTCGCTCAGGCCAGCAGTTTCGAGTTCATTGCCAACAACCCAGGTGACTGGATGTTGCACTGCCACATGACCCATCACATGATGAACCACATGGTCAAGCATGTCGGTCCCCGGTTGCGTCAGGGCGAACAAGTGGACCGGTATCTCGCGAATATCGACTCCCGCCCGTCTGTGGATTTCACTCGGGAAGATCAAGGTTTCGACGTTCCTGGCTATCCGCAGGGTATGAAGGGAATGTCTATGAGTGAGGACTTCATGAAGGCGATTTGGTCCCGCAAAGAAGTCCGAGGAATGCGGGCGACCGCCATGATGTCCGTCAAAGGTTTGATGACAACCTTGCGAGTGCTTCCCGATGATCTCTACGACCGCGTGATGACTTCAGGCGAATCGGTGCCGAAGGGGGCCGTCTTTGAGGAAATTGTCAAACGGTTTGGCAATCCGGCAACGTACCAGAAGGCACCCATGCCGATGATGCACAAGGGACAATAG
- a CDS encoding TolC family protein, with product MRAHSIRTFFGGVCVSLTVGCTTPPTAQTDASFVMISPDQADRNAGEIRPELTTRLPMIGQVAAEDPDANPGNESDAHADRKMENSQEQSAPEPALVADDGLEYLVQISLDQNPRLARLYQEYQAAAARTQYADKLPDPKVGANVFGNALETASGSQRANFNVSQVFPWLSRLDAQQQRACLEALAIQAEWAAEQLRVVAGVRTGWYRLYIIDKQIEIAEANQELLESLIEVANARIAAGNASQGDVLLGTVELSKLEERLLSYRRQRQGVEAELNRLTAQPAETPISSPTELEIELPKWSSTEIHEVALRSQPEIEAARLRTQATRWGIEVARLQRRPEFMVSANYFVTDDNRPPSRVVDVGEDPFSLSVQVSIPLWRDDYDAIENEAAWKHQAAHSSVRELVVRYNSMILDLLTEARRADETAELYKSTILPQSRQTLTADQEAYVNGTVEFDRVIRDYRNLLTLELGYHKAIGDLAIAIARIQQAAGQDLLLLPSSSQTPQLPQPDPVE from the coding sequence ATGCGGGCACATTCAATACGCACGTTTTTCGGTGGAGTGTGTGTTTCATTGACGGTGGGATGCACAACCCCACCGACAGCTCAAACAGATGCGTCATTTGTGATGATCTCGCCGGATCAAGCCGACCGCAATGCGGGTGAAATCAGGCCAGAACTGACAACCAGGCTGCCAATGATCGGCCAAGTCGCTGCTGAAGACCCGGATGCAAATCCCGGCAATGAAAGTGACGCTCACGCCGATCGGAAGATGGAAAACAGTCAAGAACAATCGGCTCCTGAACCAGCACTGGTGGCTGACGACGGTCTTGAGTATTTGGTTCAAATTTCGTTGGACCAAAACCCGCGTTTGGCCCGGCTTTATCAAGAGTATCAAGCCGCCGCCGCTCGGACGCAGTATGCCGACAAACTTCCCGATCCTAAAGTTGGGGCCAATGTCTTCGGGAATGCTCTCGAAACCGCTTCGGGGTCGCAACGAGCGAATTTCAACGTGAGCCAAGTCTTTCCGTGGCTCAGTCGGCTGGATGCCCAACAGCAGCGGGCGTGTCTGGAAGCGCTTGCGATTCAGGCTGAATGGGCTGCTGAACAATTGCGAGTCGTGGCTGGTGTTCGGACGGGCTGGTATCGGCTGTATATCATTGATAAGCAGATCGAAATCGCCGAAGCGAACCAAGAGCTGCTCGAATCGTTGATCGAGGTCGCCAACGCGCGGATCGCTGCCGGGAATGCCTCTCAAGGGGATGTCCTCCTGGGGACGGTTGAACTCTCGAAGCTCGAAGAACGGCTGCTCTCTTATCGACGGCAGCGGCAGGGTGTTGAAGCTGAACTCAATCGGTTGACGGCACAACCGGCTGAGACGCCCATTTCGTCGCCTACTGAACTTGAGATTGAACTGCCGAAGTGGTCGTCAACAGAGATACACGAAGTCGCGTTGCGATCGCAGCCTGAGATCGAAGCCGCTCGGCTACGGACGCAGGCAACCCGTTGGGGCATCGAGGTAGCCCGGTTGCAACGCCGGCCCGAGTTCATGGTTTCTGCCAATTACTTCGTGACTGACGACAATCGTCCGCCAAGCCGCGTTGTCGATGTCGGTGAAGACCCGTTCTCGCTCAGCGTCCAAGTCAGTATTCCGCTTTGGCGGGACGATTATGACGCCATTGAAAACGAGGCGGCTTGGAAGCATCAAGCGGCTCACAGTTCGGTGAGAGAATTGGTCGTGCGCTACAATTCCATGATTCTCGATCTATTGACTGAAGCCCGACGCGCGGACGAGACTGCGGAGCTTTACAAATCCACGATCCTGCCTCAATCCCGTCAGACACTCACGGCGGACCAGGAAGCCTATGTCAACGGAACCGTCGAGTTTGATCGCGTCATTCGAGACTATCGGAATTTGTTGACCCTGGAACTCGGGTACCACAAAGCGATCGGTGACCTTGCAATTGCCATCGCTCGAATTCAGCAAGCCGCCGGGCAAGACCTTCTCTTGCTCCCATCTTCAAGCCAAACTCCCCAGCTTCCGCAACCAGACCCAGTGGAATAG